In Daucus carota subsp. sativus chromosome 4, DH1 v3.0, whole genome shotgun sequence, one DNA window encodes the following:
- the LOC108219572 gene encoding metal tolerance protein 11 gives MVDPAVTGGDHGGSEAEFLLREISNGEHSWRLNFDGFQVSSQHKEKPPRGLQDCLGVLGPEDNIAEYYQQQVEMLEGFNEMDALADRGFVPRMSQEESDRLARSETAAIRISNFANMILFAAKVYASVRSGSLAIIASTLDSLLDLLSGFILWFTAFSMQKRNPYQYPIGKNRMQPLGILVFASVMATLGLQIILESVRTLVNDDSDFKLTNDQERWVVGIMLSVTIVKLVLCLYCRTFTNEIVKAYAQDHFFDVITNIIGLVAVLLANYISQWMDPVGAIILALYTIRTWSLTVLENVNSLVGRSASPEYLQKLTYLCWNHHKAIKHIDTVRAYTFGSHYFVEVDIVLPSDMPLQEAHDIGEALQEKLEQLPEIERAFVHLDYEYSHKPEHAFNCN, from the exons ATGGTGGACCCCGCGGTTACCGGCGGCGATCACGGCGGCTCGGAGGCGGAGTTTCTGTTACGCGAGATAAGCAATGGCGAGCACTCGTGGCGGCTAAATTTCGACGGATTTCAAGTCTCGTCTCAGCATAAAGAGAAGCCTCCTCGTGGCCTCCAGGATTGTTTAGGCGTTTTAG GCCCAGAAGATAACATAGCCGAGTATTATCAACAACAGGTAGAAATGTTGGAGGGATTTAATGAAATGGATGCCTTGGCAGATCGTGGTTTTGTACCAAGAATGTCCCAG GAAGAAAGTGACAGATTGGCAAGAAGTGAGACAGCAGCCATTAGAATATCAAATTTTGCAAATATGATTCTTTTTGCAGCCAAGGTTTATGCATCTGTTAGAAGCGGTTCACTGGCCATTATTGCTTCAACATTGGACTCGCTTCTTGATCTTCTGTCAGGGTTTATCCTCTGGTTTACAGCATTCTCCATGCAGAAGCGGAACCCTTATCAATATCCTATTGGAAAGAATCGAATGCAGCCATTG GGTATTCTTGTTTTTGCCTCTGTCATGGCAACCCTTGGGCTGCAGATAATACTGGAGTCAGTGCGTACATTGGTAAATGAT GATTCTGACTTCAAGCTGACAAACGATCAAGAGCGATGGGTTGTTGGCATCATGCTCTCTGTGACAATAGTAAAACTCGTGTTGTGTTTATATTGCCGCACATTCACCAATGAGATTGTCAAAGCTTATGCACAAGATCACTTTTTTGACGTTATTACCAACATTATTGGCTTAGTGGCTGTACTTCTTGCCAATTACATTAGTCAATGGATGGATCCTGTTGGTGCTATTATT TTGGCTTTATATACCATTCGTACATGGTCACTAACTGTCTTGGAGAATGTGAACTCCCTAGTTGGAAGATCGGCATCACCAGAATACTTGCAAAAACTCACGTACCTCTGTTGGAACCACCACAAAGCAATAAAACATATTGATACAGTCCGGGCATACACATTTGGATCTCATTACTTTGTTGAGGTGGACATCGTTCTGCCTTCTGACATGCCCCTGCAGGAAGCACATGATATTGGAGAAGCCTTGCAGGAGAAACTTGAGCAGTTGCCGGAGATTGAGCGAGCATTTGTTCATTTGGATTACGAGTACAGTCACAAACCTGAGCATGCCTTCAACTGTAACTAA